The following are encoded together in the Sulfurospirillum tamanense genome:
- the uvrB gene encoding excinuclease ABC subunit UvrB — translation MALFDLQSPFEPAGDQPQAIDKLTASILNKNPYQTLVGVTGSGKTFTMANIIKTLKRPTLIMTHNKTLAAQLYSEFKGFFPNNHVEYFISYYDYYQPEAYIPRQDLFIEKDSSINAELERLRLSATASLLSYDDVICIASVSANYGLGDPSEYKSMVQILELGQSINQKALLLRLVEMGYTRNDTVFDRGHFRVNGDVVHIYPAYSQDEAFRVEFFGDEIERIAYYEALTNTPLRETDKVILYAANQFIVGQTRLAQAVKQIEEELALRLAELEAQNKLVEYQRLKQRVEFDLEMIQATGACKGIENYARHLTGKQPGETPFSLFDYFEAMNKEYLVIVDESHVSLPQFRGMFAGDRSRKEVLVEYGFRLPSALDNRPLMFDEFIHKAPAYLFVSATPAPLELELSQGNVAHQIIRPTGLLDPTIEICESSNQVEVLHDRAKAVIAKNERVLVTVLTKKMAEELSRYYLELGLKVKYMHSDIDAIERNQIIRGLRQGDFDMLIGINLLREGLDLPEVSLIAVLDADKEGFLRSETSLVQTMGRAARNVNGHVILFASKITGSMQRAIDLTTQRRDKQRAFNEKHGISPKSTLRKLDENLRVEDQGELASRHKNIDKLPASERQKIIKELSAKMHAAAKELEFEKAAALRDEIMKLRKL, via the coding sequence GTGGCGCTTTTTGACCTCCAAAGCCCTTTTGAGCCCGCCGGCGACCAACCCCAAGCTATCGATAAACTCACCGCCTCCATTCTTAACAAAAACCCTTATCAAACCCTTGTCGGTGTCACAGGCAGTGGCAAGACGTTCACTATGGCCAACATCATCAAAACCCTCAAACGCCCCACGCTCATCATGACCCACAACAAAACCCTCGCGGCGCAACTTTACAGCGAATTTAAGGGCTTTTTTCCCAACAACCATGTGGAGTATTTTATCTCGTACTACGACTATTATCAGCCCGAAGCCTACATCCCCAGACAAGATTTATTCATCGAAAAAGACAGCTCCATCAACGCCGAACTAGAACGTTTGCGGCTTTCTGCTACCGCTTCGTTACTTAGCTACGATGATGTCATCTGCATCGCTTCGGTGTCTGCTAACTACGGCTTAGGAGACCCAAGCGAGTACAAAAGTATGGTACAAATCTTAGAACTAGGTCAAAGCATCAACCAAAAAGCGTTGTTATTGCGCCTTGTGGAGATGGGCTACACCCGCAACGACACCGTCTTTGACCGCGGGCATTTTCGTGTCAACGGGGACGTGGTACACATCTACCCTGCGTATAGCCAAGACGAAGCTTTTCGGGTAGAGTTTTTTGGGGATGAGATAGAGCGCATCGCTTACTACGAAGCCCTCACCAACACGCCCTTGCGCGAAACAGATAAAGTCATTCTCTATGCCGCCAATCAATTCATCGTCGGCCAAACTAGGCTCGCCCAAGCGGTCAAGCAAATCGAAGAAGAGCTCGCCCTGCGCTTAGCCGAACTTGAAGCCCAAAACAAGCTGGTCGAATACCAACGCCTTAAACAACGGGTCGAGTTTGATTTGGAGATGATTCAAGCCACGGGTGCGTGCAAGGGCATCGAAAACTACGCCAGACACCTCACGGGCAAACAGCCTGGCGAAACGCCTTTTTCGCTCTTTGATTACTTTGAAGCCATGAACAAAGAGTATCTTGTCATCGTGGACGAGTCGCACGTGAGCTTGCCCCAGTTTCGAGGGATGTTTGCAGGAGACCGCAGCCGCAAAGAAGTCCTCGTGGAGTACGGGTTTCGCCTACCTAGTGCGCTAGATAACCGCCCGTTGATGTTTGATGAGTTTATCCACAAAGCCCCTGCGTATCTGTTTGTTTCCGCCACGCCCGCTCCTTTGGAGCTCGAACTCTCACAAGGCAATGTCGCGCACCAAATCATCCGCCCCACAGGGCTTTTAGACCCCACTATTGAAATCTGCGAAAGTTCCAATCAAGTAGAAGTCCTTCACGACCGTGCCAAAGCCGTCATCGCCAAAAACGAGCGCGTACTCGTGACGGTGCTCACTAAAAAAATGGCTGAAGAATTAAGCCGTTACTACCTCGAACTGGGCCTCAAAGTCAAGTACATGCACTCAGACATCGACGCCATTGAGCGCAACCAAATCATCCGTGGGCTTCGCCAAGGGGATTTTGACATGCTCATTGGCATCAACCTTTTGCGCGAAGGACTTGACCTCCCTGAAGTCTCTCTCATCGCCGTACTGGACGCCGACAAAGAAGGGTTTTTGCGCAGTGAAACGAGTTTGGTGCAAACCATGGGCCGTGCCGCGCGCAATGTCAACGGCCACGTCATTCTCTTTGCTTCCAAAATCACAGGCTCCATGCAACGGGCCATCGACCTCACCACACAACGCCGCGACAAACAGCGTGCCTTCAACGAAAAACACGGTATCTCACCCAAGAGCACCCTGCGCAAACTAGACGAAAACTTGCGCGTCGAAGACCAAGGCGAGCTGGCCTCACGCCACAAAAACATCGACAAGCTCCCCGCCAGTGAACGGCAAAAAATCATCAAAGAACTCAGCGCCAAAATGCACGCGGCTGCCAAAGAGTTGGAGTTTGAAAAAGCCGCCGCGTTGCGGGATGAGATTATGAAACTGCGCAAATTATAG
- a CDS encoding RNA degradosome polyphosphate kinase → MAVSLNDPSLYINRELSWLRFNTRVLRESEKTSLPLLERLKFLAIYATNLDEFYMIRIAGLKQLFAAGIVATGADEQAPLDQLREIRRYLAEEKEILESSYHSIVKGLEGENLLIRFYEELDESYKIKADEFFFSNILPVIVPIAVDATHPFPHLNNLSFSVAVKLQDKDRPETNKYGMIRIPRVLPRFYQVADNVYVPIESIVHQHAEEIFPGYQLISSAPFRVTRNADMVIEEEEADDFMMILEQGLKMRRKGAFVRLQIEKDADPDIIEFLNSHMKIFPKDIYSYGMPLNLPALFQIVGNKDFSHLNTPPNSPKTLPPFSSSEPVFNVIERGDVLLAHPYESFDPITRMIKEAAKDPKVISIRMTLYRVEKNSQIIQSLIDAASEGKQVTVMVELKARFDEENNLHWAKELESAGAHVIYGITGFKVHAKVTQIIRQIDGKLRFYMHFGTGNYNASTAKIYTDVSFFTCKEEFAKDSTAFFHILSGFSKNRKLDTLSMSPMQIKNRIIAMINHEATLGSEGHIIAKMNSLVDPDVIKALYNASAQGTKIQLIVRGICCLRPGVEGVSETIEVKSIIGKYLEHARIFFFKNAPVQTYISSADWMPRNLERRLELMTPIMEPALRQKIYEVLQLQLNDNALSWYLGADGEYSKPELAEDAKVIDNHQILEDYINRIYKTVKKDASSSKIDQLTRKLFKES, encoded by the coding sequence ATGGCTGTTTCACTTAACGACCCATCCTTGTACATCAACCGAGAACTTTCGTGGTTGCGCTTTAACACGCGTGTGCTTCGCGAATCCGAAAAAACCTCTCTACCCCTTTTGGAACGGCTTAAGTTTTTAGCCATTTATGCTACCAACTTGGACGAATTTTACATGATTCGCATTGCAGGTCTTAAACAACTCTTTGCTGCTGGCATTGTCGCCACTGGTGCGGATGAGCAAGCTCCCTTGGACCAATTACGCGAAATCAGGCGTTATTTGGCTGAAGAAAAAGAGATTTTAGAGAGCAGCTACCACAGCATCGTCAAAGGACTCGAGGGAGAAAATTTACTCATTCGATTTTACGAAGAGTTGGATGAAAGCTACAAAATCAAAGCAGATGAATTCTTTTTCTCCAATATCCTGCCCGTCATCGTGCCCATTGCTGTGGATGCAACACACCCTTTTCCACACCTTAACAACCTTAGCTTTTCCGTAGCGGTTAAACTCCAAGACAAAGACCGTCCCGAGACAAATAAATACGGCATGATCCGCATCCCGCGCGTTTTGCCCCGCTTTTACCAAGTGGCCGACAACGTCTACGTGCCCATCGAATCCATCGTGCACCAACATGCCGAAGAGATTTTCCCAGGCTACCAACTCATCTCTTCCGCACCTTTTCGCGTCACACGCAACGCGGACATGGTCATCGAAGAAGAAGAAGCGGATGATTTTATGATGATTTTAGAACAAGGGTTAAAAATGCGCCGCAAAGGGGCGTTTGTACGCTTGCAGATTGAAAAAGACGCCGATCCTGACATCATCGAATTTCTCAATTCTCACATGAAAATCTTCCCCAAAGACATCTACAGCTATGGCATGCCCTTAAACCTTCCTGCCTTGTTTCAGATTGTGGGCAACAAAGACTTTTCGCACCTCAACACCCCACCAAACTCCCCCAAAACACTGCCACCTTTTAGCAGTAGTGAGCCGGTGTTTAACGTCATTGAGCGGGGAGATGTGTTGCTTGCTCACCCCTATGAAAGCTTTGACCCCATCACCCGCATGATTAAAGAAGCGGCCAAAGACCCCAAGGTTATCTCTATCCGCATGACCCTTTACCGCGTGGAAAAAAACTCGCAAATCATCCAATCCCTCATCGACGCGGCCAGTGAAGGGAAACAAGTTACTGTAATGGTCGAACTCAAAGCGCGCTTTGATGAGGAAAACAACCTCCACTGGGCCAAAGAGCTTGAAAGTGCGGGGGCGCATGTGATTTACGGTATCACAGGCTTTAAAGTCCACGCCAAAGTCACTCAAATCATTCGCCAGATTGATGGAAAACTCAGGTTCTACATGCATTTTGGCACAGGCAATTACAACGCTAGTACCGCCAAAATCTACACAGATGTGAGTTTCTTTACATGTAAAGAAGAGTTCGCCAAAGACTCCACGGCATTTTTTCACATCCTCTCTGGTTTTTCCAAAAACCGCAAGCTTGACACCCTCTCCATGTCACCCATGCAAATCAAAAACCGCATCATCGCCATGATAAACCACGAAGCCACCTTGGGAAGCGAAGGCCATATCATCGCCAAAATGAACTCTTTGGTTGACCCTGATGTTATTAAGGCTCTTTATAACGCTTCGGCCCAAGGAACAAAAATTCAACTCATTGTGCGTGGCATTTGCTGTTTGCGCCCAGGGGTTGAGGGAGTGAGTGAAACCATTGAAGTCAAGTCCATCATCGGCAAATACCTCGAACATGCGCGCATCTTTTTCTTTAAAAATGCGCCGGTGCAAACCTACATCTCTAGTGCTGATTGGATGCCACGAAACCTTGAACGTCGCCTAGAGCTCATGACTCCCATCATGGAGCCCGCCTTGCGCCAAAAGATTTATGAGGTGTTACAACTCCAACTTAACGACAATGCTCTTAGTTGGTATTTGGGAGCAGACGGAGAGTACAGCAAACCCGAACTTGCTGAAGATGCCAAAGTGATTGACAACCATCAGATTTTGGAAGATTACATCAACCGCATCTATAAAACTGTCAAGAAAGATGCCAGCTCTTCTAAGATTGACCAACTCACCAGAAAGCTATTTAAGGAGAGTTAA
- a CDS encoding gamma carbonic anhydrase family protein, translated as MRLPFEGISPAVHPSVFVAPSADIIGDVTIGEDSSVWFNCVLRGDVHRIVIGKRCSIQDLSMLHVTHFTLPDKSDGSPTILGDDITVGHRVMLHGCTIEDGCLIGMSATILDNARIGKESIVGAGALVTKNQVFPPRSLILGTPAKWVRELTDEEVAGLYASAHRYVAFKNRYKMD; from the coding sequence ATGCGCTTGCCTTTTGAGGGTATTTCACCTGCTGTGCATCCAAGTGTTTTTGTGGCACCAAGTGCAGACATCATTGGTGATGTGACCATCGGAGAAGATAGCTCTGTGTGGTTTAACTGTGTATTGCGGGGTGATGTGCACCGCATTGTCATTGGCAAACGGTGCAGCATCCAAGACCTCTCCATGCTCCATGTTACCCACTTTACCTTGCCAGACAAAAGCGACGGAAGCCCTACAATCCTAGGAGACGACATCACCGTTGGGCACCGTGTCATGCTACACGGTTGCACCATCGAAGATGGGTGTCTCATTGGCATGAGTGCGACTATTTTAGACAATGCGCGCATTGGCAAAGAATCCATTGTGGGCGCGGGAGCATTGGTAACCAAAAACCAAGTGTTTCCACCCCGCTCCCTCATCCTTGGCACTCCTGCTAAATGGGTGCGCGAGCTTACCGATGAGGAAGTCGCGGGGCTTTACGCTTCAGCACACCGTTATGTGGCTTTCAAAAACCGCTATAAGATGGATTAG
- a CDS encoding 3'-5' exonuclease, whose product MRRFDRVAMQLAKESLSLCEVAFRLCTIEALEMCDAGDLDQLRLLGLPLIHTSETHVTLSTRLTPYEAQRYCVVDIECNASDPAKGQVIEVGAVMLEGQVEVGRFESLVHTKEIPPAIETLTGISLEDVSDAPSLGSVLEAFRLFLGDAVFVAHNVGFDYYFLSTSFEQQGFGPMLNRKLCTIDLAQKTIESERYGLDFLKGMLGIKEEGRHRALADAKSAAEIFLTSLEQLPPEVCTAEDLIYFSKPNPKKRKIKPKKT is encoded by the coding sequence GTGAGGCGATTTGACCGTGTGGCAATGCAGTTAGCTAAAGAGAGCTTGTCTTTATGCGAAGTCGCTTTTAGGCTCTGCACTATTGAAGCATTGGAGATGTGCGATGCGGGAGATTTGGACCAGTTGCGCCTTTTGGGGTTGCCGCTGATTCACACCAGCGAAACCCACGTCACACTGAGCACACGCTTAACCCCCTATGAGGCCCAACGGTATTGTGTAGTAGACATTGAATGCAACGCGAGTGACCCTGCCAAGGGTCAAGTGATTGAAGTGGGTGCCGTGATGTTAGAGGGGCAAGTAGAAGTGGGGCGTTTTGAATCTTTGGTGCACACCAAAGAGATTCCTCCTGCCATTGAAACCCTGACGGGCATCTCTTTGGAAGATGTAAGTGACGCGCCTTCTTTGGGAAGTGTGCTGGAGGCTTTTCGACTTTTTTTGGGCGACGCGGTGTTTGTAGCCCATAACGTCGGGTTTGATTACTATTTTCTTTCCACCTCTTTTGAACAACAAGGGTTTGGACCGATGCTTAACCGCAAGCTTTGTACCATTGATCTTGCGCAAAAAACCATCGAGTCTGAGCGGTATGGATTGGATTTTCTTAAAGGGATGCTTGGTATTAAGGAAGAGGGGCGGCACCGTGCCTTAGCAGACGCCAAGAGTGCTGCAGAGATTTTTTTAACCTCTTTGGAACAGTTGCCCCCAGAGGTGTGCACCGCAGAAGATTTGATCTATTTTAGTAAACCCAATCCCAAAAAACGCAAAATCAAACCCAAAAAAACCTAA
- a CDS encoding phosphoribosylanthranilate isomerase: MPRVKICGITNLEDALAAISLGADALGFVFYPPSSRFIAPEIAAQIIAKLPPFVEKVGLFVNTEADTVNLTCKEAKLTLAQIHWDASEVFYAALDVPYLPVVRVTCKEDLTRFCGQYRLVDAFVEGYGGKGKRIEENWFEGMDCSKMILAGGLEPEHLKALRPFGFYGYDVSSGVEETKGKKSYEKMAKFLQEANA, encoded by the coding sequence ATGCCGCGCGTTAAAATTTGTGGCATTACTAATCTTGAAGATGCACTTGCGGCCATTTCCCTTGGTGCAGACGCTCTTGGGTTTGTGTTTTATCCGCCTTCTTCTCGGTTTATCGCCCCTGAAATAGCGGCGCAGATTATTGCCAAACTTCCTCCTTTTGTGGAAAAAGTTGGCCTTTTTGTAAACACGGAAGCAGATACGGTGAACCTTACATGTAAAGAAGCCAAGCTTACTTTGGCGCAGATTCATTGGGATGCCTCAGAAGTGTTTTACGCGGCACTTGATGTGCCTTACTTGCCTGTAGTACGCGTTACATGTAAAGAAGATTTGACGCGTTTTTGTGGCCAATACCGCCTAGTAGATGCTTTTGTGGAAGGGTATGGGGGCAAGGGAAAGCGCATTGAGGAAAACTGGTTTGAGGGCATGGATTGCTCCAAAATGATTCTCGCAGGAGGACTGGAGCCCGAGCACTTAAAAGCATTGCGCCCATTTGGTTTTTATGGGTACGATGTAAGCAGTGGCGTGGAAGAAACCAAGGGAAAAAAATCTTACGAAAAGATGGCTAAATTTTTACAAGAAGCCAACGCGTGA
- the rpe gene encoding ribulose-phosphate 3-epimerase, whose translation MYVAPSILSADFGRLDEEIKAICEGGCDLVHVDVMDGHFVPNLTIGPVVVSAVAKAATKPLDIHLMVQNNTFFVDLFAPLKPKFISFHIEEEKHPHRLIQKIRSYGISPALTLNPHTPPEAIEFLLDEIDMVLLMSVNPGFGGQQFIPSVLEKAKRLRAMIDAREAKVLIEVDGGVNGLNVRDLDEAGVDIVVAGNYVFGSEDYAHAIASLKV comes from the coding sequence ATGTACGTAGCACCCAGTATTCTTTCAGCAGATTTTGGAAGATTAGATGAAGAGATAAAAGCTATTTGTGAGGGGGGATGTGACCTTGTACATGTAGACGTAATGGATGGCCATTTTGTACCTAATTTGACCATCGGGCCAGTGGTGGTTTCGGCCGTGGCAAAAGCGGCAACAAAGCCCTTGGATATTCATCTCATGGTGCAAAACAACACCTTTTTTGTAGACTTGTTTGCGCCCTTGAAGCCTAAATTCATCTCTTTTCATATTGAAGAGGAAAAGCACCCTCATCGCTTGATTCAAAAAATCCGAAGCTATGGGATTTCTCCAGCACTCACCCTTAACCCGCATACGCCTCCAGAAGCCATCGAATTTTTGCTTGATGAAATTGACATGGTGCTTTTAATGAGTGTTAATCCAGGGTTTGGAGGGCAGCAGTTTATCCCCAGTGTCTTGGAAAAAGCCAAACGCCTTCGCGCGATGATTGACGCCCGTGAGGCTAAAGTGCTCATTGAGGTAGATGGTGGCGTAAATGGATTGAATGTGCGTGATTTGGATGAAGCGGGTGTGGACATTGTGGTGGCGGGTAATTATGTCTTTGGTTCAGAGGATTATGCCCACGCGATTGCTTCACTTAAAGTCTAA
- a CDS encoding chemotaxis protein CheX, translating into MRPTLKNGLAIFTPQGFLDGENAKVIIEPQDIQFLVEKGCEAALISLKKVVFFNKRGLTTIVGLLEQVQEKTGSLIGFCDYNLKKYNTILEMYQHKVSFSLFESDAIAALFTGIPLGENIDTKKIIVYNDNVDQKNQLVLELYERGYKPSVAKSKEDFAEQKPLHEVAVSNSYIGSSERHLQVHIKGNVIVYGLNSFVDSTLAEKFDMRYHENSLRVGFLFFLFNAHNVSSINVHGVNFLSRLSTAGAEHGATIAVCGLTRRSIADSLREELEDAGVLLYDSMKSFFEDESLLGEGGGGAVTTKKTQHITKQLVEVLPAITQTAMHTIEVMMQCEVKKEALKIQPLTLEKTNSMMGVALAFFGDLSGLLVVIFEEESARKACQILLEDSANAPREELMDALGEFVNIIGGKFVQLLLKKQCKIDITMPRTFVNVAEIFQHKKEKRGAQVDFRVEGKPLTLFLTK; encoded by the coding sequence ATGAGACCTACACTTAAAAATGGTCTGGCAATCTTTACGCCACAAGGGTTTTTGGATGGGGAAAATGCTAAGGTCATTATTGAGCCCCAAGATATTCAATTTTTGGTCGAAAAAGGCTGTGAAGCGGCGCTGATTTCTTTGAAAAAAGTTGTTTTTTTTAACAAGCGCGGTTTGACGACCATTGTAGGATTATTGGAGCAAGTGCAGGAAAAAACAGGTTCCCTTATAGGATTTTGTGATTATAACCTTAAAAAATACAACACCATCTTGGAGATGTATCAACACAAAGTCTCTTTTTCTTTGTTTGAGAGCGATGCTATTGCGGCGCTGTTTACAGGGATTCCTTTGGGCGAAAATATCGACACCAAAAAAATCATTGTGTACAATGATAATGTTGACCAAAAAAACCAATTGGTTTTAGAATTATACGAACGAGGCTACAAGCCAAGTGTTGCTAAATCAAAAGAAGATTTTGCTGAGCAAAAACCCTTGCACGAAGTGGCTGTGTCAAACTCCTACATTGGTTCATCGGAAAGGCACCTGCAAGTACACATCAAAGGCAACGTGATTGTGTATGGTTTGAATAGTTTTGTCGATTCGACGTTGGCAGAGAAGTTTGACATGCGTTACCATGAAAACTCTCTTCGAGTGGGCTTTTTGTTTTTCTTGTTTAATGCCCACAATGTCTCCTCTATTAATGTTCATGGGGTAAATTTTCTCTCACGCCTTTCTACTGCAGGCGCAGAACATGGGGCAACCATCGCTGTGTGCGGGTTGACACGCCGCAGTATTGCTGATTCGTTGCGCGAAGAGCTAGAAGATGCAGGTGTGTTGCTGTACGATTCAATGAAAAGTTTTTTTGAAGATGAGTCTTTGCTTGGAGAGGGTGGTGGTGGTGCTGTTACGACCAAAAAAACCCAACACATCACCAAGCAACTTGTGGAGGTTTTGCCGGCCATCACGCAAACAGCGATGCATACCATCGAGGTAATGATGCAGTGTGAAGTCAAAAAAGAAGCCCTTAAGATTCAACCCCTAACTTTAGAAAAAACCAACTCTATGATGGGGGTGGCATTGGCTTTTTTTGGGGATTTAAGCGGGCTTTTAGTGGTGATTTTTGAGGAAGAGAGTGCGCGAAAAGCGTGCCAAATTTTACTTGAAGATAGCGCCAATGCCCCTCGCGAAGAGTTGATGGATGCTCTTGGTGAGTTTGTTAATATCATTGGGGGAAAATTTGTGCAACTGTTGCTGAAAAAACAGTGTAAAATTGACATCACTATGCCACGCACGTTTGTGAATGTTGCAGAAATTTTTCAACACAAAAAAGAAAAACGAGGCGCACAAGTGGATTTTCGCGTCGAGGGAAAACCTTTAACGCTATTTTTAACCAAATAA
- a CDS encoding HDOD domain-containing protein, which translates to MISSAALDHYVAQVPAIPKIVKACSKALSEGDLVKAADCAAQDDALLVYLREIVNKPIFGFRSEIKEARQIFGVLGLFRARQILYSYYTRLLMPKNWEVFALDSRTFQELQAQLIVKWEGVMAQLDCKNPEISKVASIIPAAIAACEAIFKHDVQTLRLLQAQKALSYEAILMRMTGFGFFDLACMIAKKWELSEEIIQFLKDLKTSKTDDNRVVFLQLLLQYELSREVFVKCGLNDFFEFSTDAKEKQIADFYTCISKLES; encoded by the coding sequence ATGATTTCATCTGCTGCACTTGATCATTATGTTGCGCAAGTTCCTGCCATTCCCAAAATTGTCAAAGCGTGCTCTAAGGCGCTTTCAGAGGGTGATTTGGTTAAGGCCGCTGATTGTGCGGCGCAAGATGACGCCCTTTTGGTTTATTTGCGCGAAATCGTTAATAAACCTATTTTTGGGTTTCGTTCAGAAATTAAAGAAGCGCGCCAGATTTTTGGTGTGTTGGGGCTCTTTCGTGCCCGTCAAATTCTTTACAGTTACTACACGCGTTTGCTAATGCCAAAAAATTGGGAAGTTTTTGCGTTGGATTCACGCACCTTTCAAGAGCTTCAAGCGCAACTCATTGTCAAATGGGAAGGGGTTATGGCCCAACTTGATTGCAAGAACCCGGAAATTTCCAAAGTTGCTTCCATTATCCCTGCTGCCATTGCTGCATGTGAGGCTATTTTTAAGCACGATGTGCAAACCCTGCGTTTACTGCAAGCGCAAAAAGCCTTAAGTTATGAGGCAATTTTAATGCGAATGACAGGGTTTGGATTTTTTGATTTAGCGTGCATGATTGCCAAAAAGTGGGAACTTTCAGAAGAAATTATTCAATTTTTAAAAGACCTAAAAACCTCAAAAACTGACGATAACCGCGTGGTATTTTTGCAACTGTTGCTACAATACGAATTGAGCCGTGAAGTATTTGTAAAGTGCGGTTTAAATGATTTTTTTGAATTTTCTACCGACGCCAAAGAGAAGCAGATTGCAGATTTTTACACCTGCATTTCAAAGCTTGAATCATGA
- the rpmB gene encoding 50S ribosomal protein L28 has translation MARKCAITGKGPIVGNNVSHANNKTKRRFLPNLRTIRVMLEDGTTRKIKVAASTLRTMKKNA, from the coding sequence ATGGCAAGAAAATGTGCAATCACTGGCAAAGGCCCTATCGTTGGCAACAACGTTAGCCACGCCAACAATAAAACCAAGCGTCGCTTTCTTCCTAACCTCCGCACGATTCGTGTGATGTTAGAAGATGGTACAACACGCAAAATCAAAGTCGCAGCCTCCACGCTTCGCACCATGAAGAAAAACGCGTAA
- a CDS encoding potassium channel family protein, which produces MPSAPKFAHKLKKFLNWSEKATPEISLNTELYEQLRPFRVPIISVVLAMMFGTLGYVFIDDMSLSDAVYQSGITFTTVGFGEIAPISELGRLFTVTLIIIGFGVFSFSIGVLVQVLNKGDLVRILKERSMLYRIARLKNHFVICYHNEFTIQLAKQFRENHVPFVVIDPSDSFAKTAHQFKYPYFLQEEPHTEIALLKSHFSSAKGMITLSENIADNIAQIASARLYEKELGLRRPYFIMANANNEIDTEKLKKLGADAVVSPTKLVAQRLSAMSIRPDMENMIETFLYQKKAAIDMEEIIVPDHSWMRFKKIKEAHLRDITNVSIVGIRDAKGKFSPMPKGDTLIGTGSKLLVVGTAESIHATKRIIRKKEKPEELKYV; this is translated from the coding sequence GTGCCGTCCGCGCCCAAGTTTGCGCATAAGCTGAAAAAATTCCTCAACTGGTCTGAAAAGGCCACACCTGAGATAAGTCTCAACACCGAACTTTACGAACAACTCCGCCCCTTTCGCGTCCCAATCATTTCTGTCGTTTTAGCGATGATGTTTGGGACACTGGGCTATGTCTTCATCGATGACATGTCCCTTTCTGACGCCGTTTACCAATCAGGCATTACCTTTACCACTGTTGGATTTGGCGAAATCGCTCCCATTTCTGAACTGGGTCGTCTTTTTACAGTGACGCTCATTATCATCGGATTTGGTGTGTTCTCTTTTTCCATCGGTGTTTTAGTTCAAGTCCTCAACAAGGGCGACCTCGTTCGCATCCTCAAGGAGCGCAGTATGCTGTACCGCATTGCACGACTCAAAAACCATTTTGTCATCTGCTACCACAATGAATTCACCATTCAACTTGCCAAGCAATTTCGCGAAAATCATGTGCCTTTTGTGGTCATCGACCCTAGCGACTCCTTCGCAAAAACGGCTCACCAATTCAAATATCCCTACTTTTTACAAGAAGAGCCCCATACGGAAATCGCTCTTTTGAAGTCTCACTTTTCTAGTGCAAAAGGAATGATTACGCTTAGTGAAAACATTGCAGATAACATCGCTCAAATTGCTTCAGCAAGACTCTATGAAAAAGAGCTAGGCCTTAGGCGACCCTATTTTATTATGGCCAATGCAAACAATGAGATTGATACTGAAAAACTTAAAAAACTTGGCGCCGATGCGGTGGTTTCACCCACCAAGCTTGTAGCCCAACGCCTTAGTGCTATGAGTATTCGACCCGACATGGAAAATATGATTGAGACCTTTTTGTATCAGAAGAAAGCCGCCATTGACATGGAGGAAATCATCGTACCTGATCACTCTTGGATGCGCTTCAAAAAAATCAAAGAAGCGCATTTACGGGATATTACCAATGTAAGTATTGTTGGTATTCGTGATGCAAAAGGGAAGTTTTCGCCTATGCCAAAAGGCGACACGCTCATTGGCACGGGCAGTAAGTTACTTGTCGTGGGAACAGCGGAAAGCATCCATGCCACCAAACGGATTATCCGAAAAAAAGAAAAACCTGAGGAATTAAAATATGTTTAA